A genome region from Hoplias malabaricus isolate fHopMal1 chromosome 8, fHopMal1.hap1, whole genome shotgun sequence includes the following:
- the anxa11a gene encoding annexin A11a, with the protein MSYPGYPSQSGGYPPQPGGYPPQAGGYPPQPGAYPPAAGGYPPQAGGYPPQAGGYPPQPGAYPPQPGAFPPQSGAYPPLPTGGWGAPVGPGMPGFGLDNVSNPGFNTGMPGGGMPQGPGMGYPAGPAPGQGMPGYPQGPAPTPSMPGYPQGPAPTPSMPGYPQGPTPTPSMPGYSQGPAPTPSMPGYPQGPAPTPSMPGYPQVPSTNPSIPAQPQAHTPNPSMPAYGGGYGGGSPAVPAIYRGFRGTIPDFPGADALKDVEVLRKAMKGFGTDEQAIINLLGSRSCKQRVPLLITYKTAYGKDLIKDLKSELSGNFEKLVLAMLKTPAQFDASELREAIKGAGTDEACLIEILSSRSNAEIREINQIYKAENKKTLEEAITGDTSGHFRRLLVSLAQGNRDERENVDISLAKQDAQTLYQAGENKLGTDESKFNAILCARSKAHLRAVFNEYQHMCGRDIEKSIEREMSGDLESGMVAVVKCIKDTPGYFAERLYKAMKGLGTKDRTLIRIMVSRSEVDMLDIRQAYVKKYGKSLYTDISGDTSGDYKKLLLKLCGGSD; encoded by the exons atgagttatCCTGGCTATCCTTCACAATCTGGTGGTTACCCTCCTCAACCTGGGGGCTACCCTCCACAGGCTGGAGGATACCCTCCCCAGCCAGGAGCTTACCCTCCTGCAGCAGGGGGTTATCCTCCTCAGGCTGGAGGATACCCCCCTCAAGCAGGTGGGTATCCTCCCCAACCAGGTGCCTACCCTCCACAGCCCGGGGCCTTTCCTCCACAGTCTGGGGCCTACCCTCCTCTTCCTACAG GTGGCTGGGGAGCTCCTGTTGGACCTGGAATGCCTGGATTTGGGCTTGATAATGTCTCCAATCCTGGATTCAATACAGGCATG ccagGTGGAGGAATGCCTCAGGGGCCAGGCATGGGTTACCCAGCTGGACCAGCTCCAGGCCAGGGAATGCCTGGCTACCCACAAGGACCTGCACCAACTCCATCCATGCCTGGCTACCCACAAGGCCCTGCACCAACTCCATCCATGCCTGGCTACCCACAAGGCCCTACACCAACTCCATCCATGCCAGGCTACTCACAAGGCCCTGCCCCTACTCCATCCATGCCCGGCTACCCACAAGGCCCTGCACCGACTCCGTCCATGCCAGGGTACCCACAAGTCCCCTCGACCAATCCATCCATACCTGCCCAGCCACAAGCCCATACTCCAAATCCATCCATGCCTGCATATGGAGGAGGTTATGGAGGAGGTTCTCCTGCAGTTCCAGCAATTTAT CGTGGATTCAGGGGAACGATTCCAGATTTTCCCGGAGCTGATGCTTTAAAAGATGTAGAAGTTCTGAGGAAGGCCATGAAGGGCTTTG gcACTGATGAGCAGGCTATAATTAACCTTCTTGGTAGTCGTTCCTGCAAGCAACGTGTACCTCTCCTGATTACATACAAGACAGCATATGGAAAG GACTTGATTAAAGATTTGAAGTCTGAGCTTTCTGGGAACTTTGAGAAGCTGGTGTTGGCTATGTTGAAGACACCTGCTCAATTTGATGCATCAGAGCTTAGAGAAGCCATTAAG GGAGCAGGAACTGATGAAGCCTGTCTGATTGAGATCCTGTCCTCTCGCTCCAACGCAGAGATCAGAGAAATCAATCAAATCTACAAAGCAG agaaCAAGAAGACTCTGGAGGAGGCTATCACTGGAGACACCTCAGGACACTTCCGCAGACTGCTGGTCTCTCTTGCTCAG GGCAATCGTGATGAGAGGGAGAATGTGGATATATCATTAGCTAAACAAGATGCTCAG ACCCTGTATCAGGCAGGGGAGAATAAACTGGGCACAGATGAGTCCAAGTTTAATGCCATTCTGTGTGCCCGGAGCAAAGCACATCTTAGAGCAG TGTTTAATGAATACCAGCACATGTGTGGCAGAGACATTGAGAAGAGCATAGAGAGGGAGATGTCTGGTGATCTGGAGAGTGGGATGGTAGCTGTGG TGAAGTGCATAAAAGACACACCTGGCTACTTTGCTGAAAGACTTTACAAAGCCATGAAG GGGTTGGGAACTAAAGACCGCACTCTGATCCGCATTATGGTGTCACGCTCTGAAGTGGACATGCTGGACATCCGCCAGGCCTATGTGAAGAAGTACGGGAAGTCCCTATACACAGACATTTCT GGAGACACTTCAGGGGATTACAAGAAGTTGTTGTTGAAGCTTTGCGGTGGAAGCGATTAA